In the genome of Vicia villosa cultivar HV-30 ecotype Madison, WI linkage group LG7, Vvil1.0, whole genome shotgun sequence, one region contains:
- the LOC131620513 gene encoding gluconokinase-like isoform X1 — MVSRNGAVIVIMGVSGARKTTIGQKLEKEINYKYLDADDFHSQSNKEKMSSFNTTEKMSMGIPLTDEDRKPWLESLRDAIEEYLINKKGLILGCSALKKQYREILRSGDPDYKSEGYTSAVNFILLDVPAEVLIARVNKRAAEGKHYMPASLLQSQLDLLKIDESEGILRVDATLSPESIVDTIKEMHPLQSCFQS; from the exons ATGGTTTCAAGAAACG GTGCTGTTATCGTCATCATGGGTGTCAGTGGTGCCAGAAAAAC CACAATTGGTCAAAAGCTGGAAAAAGAGATTAACTATAAGTATCTTGATGCTGATGATTTTCATTCTCAATCAAACAAAG AAAAAATGAGTTCTTTTAATACAACAGAAAAAATGAGTATGGGAATCCCGCTTACAGATGAAGACAGGAAGCCGTGGCTTGAATCGCTGAGAGATGCCATTGAAGAATACTTAATAAACAAAAAAGGTTTGATTCTTGGTTGCTCTGCGTTGAAGAAGCAATATAGAGAAATACTTAGATCAGGTGATCCTGATTATAAATCAGAGGGTTATACAAGTGCGGTTAACTTCATTTTATTGGATGTTCCTGCGGAAGTGTTGATTGCTAGAGTGAATAAGAGGGCTGCAGAAGGAAAACATTATATGCCTGCGTCTCTTCTGCAATCTCAGTTAGATTTGCTGAAGATTGACGAGTCTGAGGGAATACTTAGAGTTGATGCTACTTTAAGTCCTGAATCCATTGTTGACACCATTAAAGAAATGCACCCTTTACAGAGCTGTTTTCAATCATGA
- the LOC131620513 gene encoding gluconokinase-like isoform X2, with protein sequence MVSRNGAVIVIMGVSGARKTTIGQKLEKEINYKYLDADDFHSQSNKEKMSMGIPLTDEDRKPWLESLRDAIEEYLINKKGLILGCSALKKQYREILRSGDPDYKSEGYTSAVNFILLDVPAEVLIARVNKRAAEGKHYMPASLLQSQLDLLKIDESEGILRVDATLSPESIVDTIKEMHPLQSCFQS encoded by the exons ATGGTTTCAAGAAACG GTGCTGTTATCGTCATCATGGGTGTCAGTGGTGCCAGAAAAAC CACAATTGGTCAAAAGCTGGAAAAAGAGATTAACTATAAGTATCTTGATGCTGATGATTTTCATTCTCAATCAAACAAAG AAAAAATGAGTATGGGAATCCCGCTTACAGATGAAGACAGGAAGCCGTGGCTTGAATCGCTGAGAGATGCCATTGAAGAATACTTAATAAACAAAAAAGGTTTGATTCTTGGTTGCTCTGCGTTGAAGAAGCAATATAGAGAAATACTTAGATCAGGTGATCCTGATTATAAATCAGAGGGTTATACAAGTGCGGTTAACTTCATTTTATTGGATGTTCCTGCGGAAGTGTTGATTGCTAGAGTGAATAAGAGGGCTGCAGAAGGAAAACATTATATGCCTGCGTCTCTTCTGCAATCTCAGTTAGATTTGCTGAAGATTGACGAGTCTGAGGGAATACTTAGAGTTGATGCTACTTTAAGTCCTGAATCCATTGTTGACACCATTAAAGAAATGCACCCTTTACAGAGCTGTTTTCAATCATGA